The following are encoded in a window of Dioscorea cayenensis subsp. rotundata cultivar TDr96_F1 chromosome 16, TDr96_F1_v2_PseudoChromosome.rev07_lg8_w22 25.fasta, whole genome shotgun sequence genomic DNA:
- the LOC120279111 gene encoding phosphoglucomutase, chloroplastic: MKSVTGGSRDPEQIEKSNRELRATWHSSSFHLSSFAPVSRFHLRILLLSRSSSASPPSMATSSLRLGSVLSSLKLSSSSSITRSIPANVLSVPITRRNPRIGIKACSSPSTAIAEPEGLKITSIPTTPVEGQKTGTSGLRKKVKVFREGNYLANWIQAVFNSLSPEDYKNGVLVLGGDGRYFNRGAAQIIIKIAAGNGVGKVLVGRDGIMSTPAVSAVIRKQKANGGFIMSASHNPGGPEYDWGIKFNYSSGQPAPESITDKIYGNTLSVSEIKLADIPDIDLACLGTAKFGSFTVDVIDPVSDYLELMENVFDFQLLKDLISRPDFRFIFDAMHAVTGAYAKPIFVDRLGASPDCISNGIPLEDFGHGHPDPNLTYAKDLVGKMYAENAPDFGAASDGDGDRNMILGRGFFITPSDSVAIIAANAQAAIPYFKNGPKGLARSMPTSGALDLVAAKLKLPFFEVPTGWKFFGNLMDAGKLSICGEESFGTGSDHVREKDGIWAVLAWLSILGYRNKDKKMGEQLISVEDIAMEHWATYGRNFFSRYDYEECESGAANQMVEHLRDLISKSKPDQKYGNYTLQFADDFSYTDPVDGSVASKQGLRFVFTDGSRIIFRLSGTGSAGATIRVYIEQFEPDVSKHKMDAQTALKPLIELALTISKLKEFTGREKPTVIT, from the exons ATGAAGTCAGTGACGGGTGGTTCACGGGATCCGGAGCAGATAGAGAAATCGAACCGTGAACTGCGTGCCACGTGGCACTCgtcttctttccatctttcaAGCTTCGCGCCCGTCTCGAGGTTTCATCTTCGGATCCTTCTTCTCTCTCGAAGCTCCTCTGCTTCTCCGCCATCAATGGCGACCTCCAGCCTTCGATTGGGCAGCGTCCTATCCTCCCTGAAGctctcctcctcgtcctccatCACCCGATCCATCCCTGCTAATGTCCTCTCCGTTCCGATCACCCGGAGAAATCCTCGCATCGGCATCAAGGCTTGTTCTTCTCCTTCAACAGCGATCGCCGAGCCTGAAGGTCTCAAG ATCACTTCGATACCTACTACTCCGGTGGAGGGGCAGAAGACTGGGACGAGTGGGTTGCGGAAGAAGGTGAAGGTTTTCAGGGAAGGGAATTACTTGGCGAACTGGATTCAGGCGGTTTTTAATTCTCTTTCTCCTGAGGATTACAAGAATGGTGTTCTGGTATTGGGTGGTGATGGCCGGTACTTTAATCGGGGGGCTGCGCAG ATCATTATAAAGATTGCTGCTGGGAATGGTGTTGGAAAAGTCCTTGTGGGAAG GGATGGCATAATGTCAACTCCTGCTGTTTCTGCTGTAATCCGTAAACAGAAG GCTAATGGTGGCTTCATTATGAGTGCAAGTCACAATCCTGGTGGGCCAGAATATGATTGGGGTATTAAG TTTAATTACAGCAGCGGACAACCAGCACCTGAGTCGATCACAGACAAAATTTATGGAAACACACTTTCT GTCTCTGAGATAAAATTAGCTGATATTCCAGATATTGATCTTGCCTGTCTGGGAACTGCCAAGTTTGGAAGCTTCACTGTGGATGTGATAGACCCAGTTTCTGATTACTTGGAGCTGATGGAG AATGTATTTGACTTCCAGCTTCTTAAAGATCTTATTTCTCGGCCGGACTTCAg GTTTATATTCGACGCCATGCATGCAGTGACAGGTGCATATGCGAAGCCCATCTTTGTAGATAGACTTGGAGCAAGCCCG GATTGTATTTCAAATGGAATTCCTTTGGAGGATTTTGGACATGGTCACCCAGATCCTAATCTTAC GTACGCGAAAGACCTTGTTGGAAAAATGTATGCTGAGAATGCACCTGATTTTGGAGCGGCAAGTGATG GTGATGGTGACCGAAATATGATTCTTGGAAGAGGCTTCTTCATCACACCATCAGACTCTGTTGCAATTATTGCAGCAAATGCACAAGCAGCAATTCCCTATTTCAAGAATGGCCCTAAg GGACTTGCTAGATCCATGCCAACAAGTGGGGCACTTGATCTTGTTGCAGCTAAATTGAAACTCCCCTTCTTTGAG GTCCCCACTGGATGGAAATTCTTTGGAAATTTAATGGATGCTGGAAAGTTGTCTATCTGTGGGGAAGAAAGTTTCGGAACAGGTTCTGATCATGTACGTGAAAAGGATGGAATATG GGCTGTACTTGCTTGGCTTTCAATCCTCGGATACCGCAACAAGGACAAGAAAATGGGAGAACAATTGATCTCAGTTGAGGACATTGCTATGGAACATTGGGCAACTTATGGACGGAATTTCTTTTCCAGATATGACTATGAG GAATGCGAGTCTGGAGCAGCTAATCAAATGGTGGAGCATCTTAGAGACCTGATTTCCAAAAGCAAGCCTGATCAGAAATATG GCAATTATACACTCCAATTTGCAGATGACTTCAGTTACACTGATCCG GTTGATGGCAGTGTTGCATCCAAGCAAGGTCTTCGATTTGTCTTCACAGATGGGTCAAGAATTATATTCCGACTATCA GGGACTGGATCTGCGGGTGCGACCATTCGCGTTTATATTGAACAGTTTGAACCCGATGTTTCCAAACATAAAATGGATGCACAAACAGCATTAAAACCGTTAATAG AATTGGCATTGACCATTTCCAAGCTGAAAGAATTCACTGGCAGGGAAAAGCCTACAGTAATTACATGA